A DNA window from uncultured Fibrobacter sp. contains the following coding sequences:
- a CDS encoding DUF1538 domain-containing protein has protein sequence MFKIMLDKLREAFASVLPVTLIVLAVSFTPLVQLTFKQLVVFCVCAVFLTGGIGLFNLGADLAMTPMGEHVGSGLTKSRRLQLLASVCFVMGVLITVAEPDLSVLAEQVKNAVEPTLLIATIGIGVGLFLGLSIVKIVFKRDLSTIIIFFYMLLFMFGMLMVTFGKDMFVPLSFDSGGVTTGPITVPFIMSLGVGVAGAIGGKNANENSFGLIALCSVGPIIALMGLVIFSHGDLTYQLSESAYSIDACLGSNFLPTIVDIAVEVFVALGLIVIFFMLLQLTVLRLSWNKLIPMAFGIVYTFVGLVVFLTAVAVGFMPIGFELGKQLGNMPHALVAAGFVLGMVVVLAEPAVHVLNKQVEEVTGGLVTKRSMLIALSVGVGLSIGLSMIRIIVGFPVIYYLIPGYFISLGLSFFVPKLYTAIAFDSGGVASGPLTSSFILPLAIGACAVIRDGGDSILNYAFGIVAMVAMTPLITIQVLGFRATVSTALRNRMMMRRIQDADDEQIIDFM, from the coding sequence ATGTTTAAGATTATGCTGGACAAGTTGCGCGAGGCGTTCGCCTCGGTATTGCCGGTGACGCTGATTGTGCTTGCGGTGTCGTTTACGCCGCTTGTGCAGCTCACCTTCAAGCAGCTGGTCGTTTTCTGTGTTTGTGCCGTGTTTTTGACGGGGGGTATCGGCCTTTTTAACCTGGGGGCCGACCTTGCCATGACCCCGATGGGTGAACATGTGGGGTCGGGCCTTACCAAGTCGCGGCGCCTGCAGTTGCTCGCTTCGGTGTGCTTTGTGATGGGCGTGCTCATTACGGTTGCTGAACCCGACCTTTCGGTGCTTGCCGAACAGGTGAAAAACGCGGTGGAACCTACGCTCCTGATCGCGACGATTGGTATCGGGGTGGGCCTTTTCCTTGGCCTTTCGATTGTGAAAATCGTTTTCAAGCGTGACCTTTCGACGATTATCATCTTCTTTTACATGCTGCTGTTCATGTTCGGCATGCTGATGGTGACCTTCGGCAAGGACATGTTCGTGCCCCTGTCGTTCGATTCGGGGGGCGTGACGACGGGGCCTATCACGGTTCCCTTTATCATGTCGCTTGGCGTGGGTGTGGCAGGTGCCATTGGCGGTAAGAACGCGAACGAGAACAGCTTCGGCCTGATTGCGCTTTGCTCGGTGGGCCCTATTATCGCGCTCATGGGTCTTGTGATTTTTTCACATGGTGACCTCACTTATCAGCTTTCAGAATCGGCGTATTCCATTGACGCCTGCCTTGGGTCGAATTTCCTGCCGACCATTGTGGACATTGCCGTAGAGGTGTTTGTCGCTCTCGGGCTCATCGTGATTTTTTTCATGCTTTTGCAGCTGACGGTGCTTCGCCTTTCCTGGAACAAGCTTATCCCGATGGCGTTTGGCATTGTGTACACGTTCGTGGGCCTGGTGGTGTTTTTGACGGCCGTGGCGGTCGGGTTCATGCCGATCGGTTTTGAACTGGGCAAACAGTTGGGTAATATGCCCCATGCGCTGGTGGCGGCCGGTTTTGTGCTTGGAATGGTGGTGGTGCTTGCAGAACCCGCCGTTCACGTTTTGAACAAGCAGGTCGAAGAGGTGACGGGAGGCCTTGTGACTAAGCGCTCGATGCTGATTGCGCTTTCGGTGGGCGTGGGGCTTTCCATAGGCCTTTCGATGATTCGCATTATCGTCGGTTTCCCGGTTATTTACTACCTGATTCCAGGTTACTTTATTTCGCTTGGGCTTTCGTTCTTTGTCCCGAAACTTTATACGGCGATTGCTTTTGACTCGGGTGGAGTCGCGAGCGGTCCGCTGACCTCTAGCTTTATCCTTCCGCTTGCGATTGGTGCCTGTGCGGTTATCCGTGACGGGGGCGATTCCATTTTGAACTATGCTTTCGGTATTGTCGCGATGGTCGCGATGACGCCCTTGATTACCATTCAGGTGCTCGGTTTCAGGGCGACCGTCTCGACGGCTCTCCGTAACCGTATGATGATGCGTCGCATCCAGGATGCCGACGACGAACAGATTATCGACTTTATGTAG
- a CDS encoding Spy/CpxP family protein refolding chaperone, whose product MNGNKLFAASIAILALALGFFLGTLKGDCCCSGMGMSCCKKGAPCEHSAMNAPCDCMKGLPCSCEKNGQPCHCPNCAKHGHKGPHGDFDKGHGPKHKGKMDFAAMDSLLQVTPEQKAAIEESRTKGDSVFKVLRKQKHEAEKALGAALESRDAAGIDAAKAKVLDADKALLEHRINGMAALGKILTAEQFEKFNAFHKEQMKNFKERWMNGPKGPGPHPGMGPGPHGEHGPHEGFPPPPAN is encoded by the coding sequence ATGAACGGAAACAAACTCTTCGCGGCAAGCATTGCGATTCTTGCCCTCGCCCTAGGATTTTTCCTGGGAACACTCAAAGGCGACTGTTGCTGTAGCGGCATGGGCATGTCCTGTTGTAAAAAGGGCGCCCCCTGTGAACACAGCGCGATGAACGCCCCCTGCGACTGTATGAAGGGACTGCCCTGCTCTTGCGAAAAGAACGGCCAGCCCTGCCACTGCCCGAACTGCGCCAAGCACGGCCACAAGGGTCCGCACGGTGACTTTGACAAGGGCCACGGCCCTAAGCACAAGGGCAAGATGGATTTTGCCGCCATGGATTCCCTGTTGCAGGTGACCCCGGAACAGAAGGCCGCCATCGAAGAAAGCCGCACCAAGGGTGACTCCGTCTTTAAGGTTCTCCGCAAGCAGAAACACGAAGCGGAAAAGGCCCTGGGCGCAGCGCTTGAAAGCAGAGACGCCGCAGGTATCGATGCTGCCAAGGCAAAGGTACTCGACGCTGACAAGGCCCTGCTCGAACACCGCATCAACGGAATGGCCGCGCTCGGCAAGATCCTGACCGCAGAACAGTTCGAAAAGTTCAACGCTTTCCACAAGGAACAGATGAAGAACTTCAAGGAGCGCTGGATGAACGGACCTAAAGGTCCTGGACCGCACCCCGGCATGGGCCCTGGCCCGCACGGTGAACACGGCCCGCATGAAGGCTTCCCGCCTCCCCCGGCAAACTAA
- a CDS encoding sigma-70 family RNA polymerase sigma factor — protein MILQHLQEGSREALAMLWDSHSGHVLNLAFRMLKDRDQAEDILMDVFVQIPKAVQGFRGQSAIATWLYRLTVNACLMKLRSDKRHRELEEEHLEVIVESALGKEKSVNENFDPELLGMGLNALPAETRSMLWLKDAEDLDVKDLAEIYGMPEGTIKARLSRARTFVRNYLNERCPTKSDKTNGNKKGA, from the coding sequence GTGATACTTCAACACCTGCAAGAAGGTAGCCGCGAGGCGCTCGCGATGCTGTGGGATTCCCATAGCGGCCACGTGCTGAACCTAGCCTTCCGCATGCTGAAGGATCGCGACCAGGCAGAAGACATCCTGATGGATGTCTTTGTGCAGATTCCGAAAGCGGTGCAGGGTTTTCGCGGACAGTCCGCTATTGCGACATGGCTCTACAGGCTTACGGTAAATGCCTGCCTGATGAAGTTGCGCAGCGACAAGCGCCACCGCGAACTTGAAGAGGAACACCTCGAAGTTATCGTGGAATCGGCACTCGGCAAAGAGAAAAGCGTCAACGAAAACTTCGACCCGGAACTTTTGGGAATGGGGCTGAACGCACTCCCCGCCGAAACGCGAAGCATGCTCTGGCTGAAAGACGCCGAAGATTTGGACGTGAAGGACCTCGCCGAAATCTACGGGATGCCCGAGGGCACCATCAAGGCACGCCTCAGCCGCGCAAGAACTTTCGTCCGGAACTATTTGAACGAAAGATGCCCGACCAAGTCGGACAAAACCAATGGCAACAAGAAAGGAGCTTAA